AAAGATGTTGAACATATGCAACAAAATGGCTTGAACATGAAAGAGTGCCCAGCCAATAATGACTATCACACTTGTCCAAAATTGAACAATCTGATAGTTGATCCGAGCGAAGGACCTAGATTGCTCTTGTAAAATAGAAACAAACAagagaagtgctacaatacgcatctcttatttgggtgtgtatcatatgcaccctcttTGATTACCATTAAATGCTTGAAAAATGATATGGACCCTTTAAAATGTTACGATAGGTTACTAACAAAAAACCTATTACCAATGCAACAGGTAAACCCTGTGAATTAATAGTTGGGCCATAAGTTTGggctaaaagaaaaattaggcccaattttatttttgataattaatttatgttaaaaataataattttattttttataaactttgaagctaaaattatttcaagtgaAAATAATTCACTTCTTTAAAATAGGTTCTCAATAATtactaaaggaaaaagatactatcattatcataatgtaataaaaaaatcaagttaaggcattttttataggatttttaatgtgtttcatatttgtagccaattttttttgaaatattatgatgtttaatatttttcacaatatcTTTAATTGCATAGTGAACTTTCACATAAATGGTCCAACTAAAAGGAATAACGAAGTCAATCATCTGTATTAATAAGTAGGAAACATTAACAAAAGAAGTTAATGGGTGATCAAGAGAGTGATGGTGACGAGATAAATTTACCAATAAATTTTAGGTTATGTGTAATAGATAACAATATTTAGGAcgtgctatttattttttggtcaatagacGTACTACTAGTGTTTTGTGAATTAGTGCAAGCATCCGAATTACAAATAACTAATACTCGTATTTGATAATGTAATCGATTACAAGTGTTATCAATACCAATCAATTACGTAATTGAAACCGCAAAGAAATATAATCTATCATGTAAtcaattatttgtgttattcagaacaattgatttttaaatctattgcaatgttttttttaaacttatttcGTAATTGATTAGAGGACTTACTGAGGCCCATCAATTAGCAAATCGATTGAGTAATCGACTTCACATTGTTACCCAATCATActcaattcaattacaaaatcGATTATATTGTCTAATCAATTACATAAtagaattgattacatattcgattatgatgtctaatcgaatatgtaatcaattgcaaaatcaattactatataTTTGATTGTAATgtctaatcaattgaaaaatcaattataaaatctaatcgattatggaattgaatattcacataatagattacatatttgattaactaccgttcaaaaaaaattgattaagtaatcgattgcacaattgattatagaaaagttatgaaatggactaaaatgttacgattccgtagtgaaaatgttacgaactaaaaatgttacgatttgtttttataaagttatgaaatacaccaaaatgctatgattctaaaaatgttatgaatctattgctaaaaagttacgattcattcgtaaaagttacgatatgcactaaaatgttatgatttgtaagaaaaatgttatgaatcaaaagttgcgaattttttgtataaaagttATGATAGacataaaatgttatgaatgaccggttcagcaggtaattttttatgaggtggcacaatatagactacacaataggtgcatatgatatgcACCTTAAAGGTGTGTGTATTGAAGATTTCTCCAACAGGAAAGACTAAGATACACACCCTTTGAaatggtgtaccatatgcacctattttatggttcattcataacattttagcgtgtttcgtaacttttgttctagaattcataacttttcagcagtacaattcgtaacattttcattatgcataattcataacattttagtatatctcgtaacctttttacgattcgtaactttttagcaatacgattcgtaacattttctctataattcataacattttggaggcGCACatgatacacatccaaataaaaagtgtgtattgtagtctttcccgtCGTGGAGAAGTCATACTTAACAAATGATATACATAGTAACTTACCGACACGTAGTAAAAATTTGTAAAGCCTGCCACTATTGGCCATTATTACCGGGTATAAACATAGAGATACAGAGAGGAGAGAAATATTTTCCATAAATTGCATCATCACCTTAAATTTATGAGGTGCAGTAATGATTGTTTAATTCTACGTAACACTTTACTATTTGGATTTAGTAGATAAAGACTTGAATTCCATCGTACAACGCTACCATATTTAAGGAAAGGGTAATCTCATCATCAAAACGACAACTGGATACAGTATTATTTCATCCATTCAGTACATAAAAACAACAAGTAATGACCTCAGCAGGTCTGTGTTCCTATAACACTTATTCATCGGTACCATCTAACAACCATGGTACATTTTCTTTAGACCCAAGGGTACATCTCATAATGCACATTACAACTCTCCCCAAAGAATCTCACTCCTAATCTTGCATATGTATTTGTCGTAATAATCTGAGTAGCCTCTTCAATACACTTGGCACAATTAACACCAGAAAGATCTCTAGTGCACTGAGCCAACCCATAAATTGTCGTCGAGTTTCCAATATCCAACGCCCCGGTAGCATACAGTTTTGGGCTATCTCGAGCTTCTCCCTCCAACTGACTGAATAACTCTATGaccattttattgaaataaactGGGTCGCTTGCAATAGCAGTATTCCATAGTGTTCGCCATTGCTCAGTGGTATTGAAAACGCCCAAGAAATCAACATTCGAGTATTTTACCTGACAAACATCGTACCATATGATTGCTTCATTCTTGAATTGGCAAACGTTTTGAATCTCGGTGGTTGCCTCGTCAACGCAGGCTTGGCAGGCTGTGCTATTTATGTCACCTCGGCAGAGAGCGAGGCCGTAAGTCTGATTCTGGCTCTGGCCCAGTGAGCCTGAAGCAAACCCGGTCAGTGGGGTTTTTGAGTCAAGAACAG
The sequence above is drawn from the Rhododendron vialii isolate Sample 1 chromosome 6a, ASM3025357v1 genome and encodes:
- the LOC131328612 gene encoding cysteine-rich repeat secretory protein 38-like codes for the protein MSSARLLSPLYLLSLSLLLQLAFGDNPISYTCYDSGNFTSNGPYNQNLENLLTVLDSKTPLTGFASGSLGQSQNQTYGLALCRGDINSTACQACVDEATTEIQNVCQFKNEAIIWYDVCQVKYSNVDFLGVFNTTEQWRTLWNTAIASDPVYFNKMVIELFSQLEGEARDSPKLYATGALDIGNSTTIYGLAQCTRDLSGVNCAKCIEEATQIITTNTYARLGVRFFGESCNVHYEMYPWV